The Amycolatopsis mongoliensis genome includes a window with the following:
- a CDS encoding aldo/keto reductase, translating to MTSVPVIELNNGVRMPQLGYGVFQVPDDETTAAVKAALEAGYRSIDTAAIYGNEKGVGQAIAESGIARDELFVTTKLWNSAQGYDTTLKAFDESMKKLGLEQLDLYLIHWPTPERDKYLDTWKAFEKLHADGRVRAIGVSNFQPAHLERLLDAADVAPAVNQIELHPYLQQQEVREFDAKHGIATEAWSPLAKGGSLLGDPIVADLAVKHGRTPAQIVLRWHLQLGNVVIPKSVTPSRIAENFDLFGFTLSEEELDSLTPLDRGERTGPDPDTFNAA from the coding sequence GTGACCAGCGTGCCCGTGATCGAACTCAACAACGGCGTGCGGATGCCCCAACTGGGCTACGGCGTGTTCCAGGTCCCGGACGACGAGACCACCGCCGCCGTGAAGGCCGCCCTCGAAGCGGGCTACCGCAGCATCGACACCGCCGCCATCTACGGCAACGAGAAGGGCGTCGGCCAGGCGATCGCCGAGTCCGGCATCGCCCGCGACGAGCTGTTCGTCACCACCAAGCTGTGGAACTCCGCCCAGGGCTACGACACGACGCTCAAGGCCTTCGACGAGAGCATGAAGAAGCTGGGCCTGGAGCAGCTGGACCTGTACCTGATCCACTGGCCGACGCCGGAGCGCGACAAGTACCTCGACACGTGGAAGGCGTTCGAGAAGCTGCACGCCGACGGACGCGTCCGCGCGATCGGCGTGTCCAACTTCCAGCCCGCGCACCTCGAGCGACTGCTCGACGCGGCCGACGTCGCCCCGGCCGTCAACCAGATCGAGCTCCACCCCTACCTGCAGCAGCAGGAGGTCCGCGAGTTCGACGCGAAGCACGGCATCGCGACCGAGGCGTGGAGCCCGCTGGCCAAGGGCGGCTCGCTGCTGGGCGACCCGATCGTCGCGGACCTGGCGGTCAAGCACGGCCGCACGCCGGCGCAGATCGTGCTGCGCTGGCACCTGCAGCTGGGCAACGTCGTGATCCCGAAGTCCGTGACGCCGTCACGGATCGCGGAGAACTTCGACCTGTTCGGGTTCACCCTCTCGGAGGAGGAGCTGGACTCGCTGACCCCGCTGGACCGCGGCGAGCGCACCGGCCCGGACCCGGACACCTTCAACGCCGCCTGA
- a CDS encoding SAM-dependent methyltransferase — translation MTPGDLRSGTEGGSASLDFSKASLARLSDALLGGHDHYEVDREAMRRLLAIAPGAHTMAKEHRDWLVRAVRFLAGKRGIDQFLDLGSGMPTAENTHQVAQRYNPDAQVVYVDNDPVVQVHGRALLEENYLTHVTGADLTRPAETLADEVVKEYLDFTRPVALILTSIVHHIDDYGRAKSIVAEYVAALAPGSYLLLTHHFDPEEDSPRQELARLLETSFQGTGLGSVHRTREQITAFFEGTELLRPGLVYLHEWWPDGPRIHPLSELNFLTLGGVARKQ, via the coding sequence ATGACGCCTGGCGACCTGCGGTCCGGAACCGAGGGAGGCTCGGCGTCCCTCGATTTCTCCAAGGCGAGCCTGGCCCGGCTGTCGGACGCGCTGCTGGGCGGCCACGACCACTACGAGGTCGACCGCGAAGCGATGCGGCGCCTGCTGGCGATCGCGCCCGGCGCGCACACGATGGCGAAGGAGCACCGCGACTGGCTGGTGCGCGCGGTCCGGTTCCTCGCCGGGAAACGCGGCATCGACCAGTTCCTCGACCTGGGCTCCGGCATGCCGACCGCGGAGAACACCCACCAGGTGGCCCAGCGGTACAACCCGGACGCGCAGGTGGTGTACGTCGACAACGACCCGGTCGTGCAGGTGCACGGCCGGGCGCTGCTCGAGGAGAACTACCTGACCCACGTGACGGGCGCGGACCTGACCCGCCCGGCGGAGACGCTGGCCGACGAGGTCGTCAAGGAGTACCTCGACTTCACCCGGCCGGTGGCGCTGATCCTGACGTCGATCGTCCACCACATCGACGACTACGGGCGCGCGAAGTCGATCGTCGCGGAGTACGTGGCGGCGCTCGCGCCCGGCTCGTACCTGCTGCTCACGCACCACTTCGACCCGGAAGAGGACTCGCCCCGCCAGGAACTGGCGCGCCTGCTGGAGACGAGCTTCCAGGGCACCGGGCTGGGCAGCGTCCACCGCACCCGGGAGCAGATCACGGCGTTCTTCGAAGGCACCGAGCTGCTCCGGCCGGGGCTGGTCTACCTGCACGAATGGTGGCCCGACGGGCCCCGCATCCACCCGTTGAGCGAGCTGAACTTCCTGACCCTGGGCGGAGTCGCCCGCAAGCAATGA
- a CDS encoding beta propeller repeat protein — MIMRIPALLASVLSLLAVVVSPATAETVVPRGFRPASTSWTSPATGYVLGYSPCGKSWCPALLGTADGGTHWRRLGAPPMALPDNHNHVALTFAGDRVGYVSDGVHVLSTRDGGASWHPVGLAGAREPYYVSKITETAGRVFAVLTTYGEGHGSTRLYSGAAGSPVLVPVPGFAVDGGITYGDLAVGGGLQVALGADYGTEKYWTSRDGVRFTPAGPPCPAGSVASLAGVRDRQVVALCSSSPGSPQPGSTERQLRHAAKLGGTFSGGDAAPFAGITQGFAAASPMSATVAAEGGGTGFLHSTADGGRTWTTTVLSDRGLCLTDLDFPGGGVGVVVDGQPDADGGSALYRTTDGGHNWREVRIG; from the coding sequence GTGATCATGAGAATCCCGGCGCTGCTCGCGTCCGTCCTCTCCCTCCTGGCCGTGGTGGTCTCGCCCGCGACGGCGGAAACCGTTGTCCCGAGGGGGTTCCGGCCCGCATCGACGAGCTGGACGAGCCCCGCCACCGGGTACGTCCTCGGCTACTCGCCCTGCGGGAAGTCGTGGTGCCCGGCGCTGCTGGGCACGGCCGACGGCGGAACGCACTGGCGGCGCCTCGGCGCGCCGCCGATGGCGTTGCCGGACAACCACAACCACGTCGCGCTGACGTTCGCCGGCGACCGCGTCGGGTACGTCAGCGACGGCGTCCACGTGCTGTCCACGCGCGACGGCGGCGCGAGCTGGCACCCGGTCGGCCTGGCCGGGGCGCGGGAGCCCTACTACGTTTCGAAGATCACCGAAACCGCCGGCCGGGTCTTCGCCGTCCTCACCACCTACGGCGAGGGCCACGGCTCGACGCGGCTGTACTCCGGCGCCGCCGGCTCGCCGGTGCTGGTCCCGGTGCCCGGCTTCGCGGTCGATGGCGGGATCACCTACGGCGACCTGGCCGTCGGCGGTGGCCTGCAGGTCGCGCTCGGCGCGGACTACGGCACGGAGAAGTACTGGACCTCGCGCGACGGCGTCCGCTTCACCCCGGCCGGACCGCCGTGCCCGGCCGGGTCGGTCGCCTCGCTCGCCGGGGTCCGCGACCGGCAGGTCGTGGCCCTGTGCAGCAGCAGCCCCGGTTCGCCGCAGCCCGGGTCGACCGAGCGGCAGCTGCGCCACGCGGCGAAGCTCGGCGGGACGTTCAGCGGTGGTGACGCGGCGCCCTTCGCGGGGATCACGCAGGGCTTCGCCGCGGCGTCGCCGATGTCGGCCACGGTCGCGGCCGAAGGTGGCGGCACCGGGTTCCTGCACAGCACGGCCGACGGCGGCCGCACCTGGACGACGACAGTTCTGTCCGACCGTGGGCTCTGCCTGACCGATCTCGACTTCCCCGGCGGCGGCGTCGGGGTCGTCGTCGACGGTCAGCCGGACGCCGACGGCGGTTCCGCCCTGTACCGGACCACCGACGGCGGACACAACTGGCGCGAAGTGCGAATCGGGTAA
- a CDS encoding DUF4180 domain-containing protein has translation MIDQRHGTGVWFVPAEGPDLATEQDAVDLVGATYGQAVDVLVVPVERFPARFFDMHTKLIGHFFSKIVQYGFRLVLLGDVGGHVEASTAFRDVVRESNRGRNVWFVADLAELDARLAAAR, from the coding sequence GTGATCGACCAGCGCCACGGCACCGGGGTGTGGTTCGTGCCGGCCGAAGGGCCGGACCTGGCCACCGAGCAAGACGCCGTCGACCTCGTCGGCGCCACCTACGGGCAGGCCGTCGACGTCCTCGTCGTGCCGGTCGAGCGGTTCCCCGCCCGGTTCTTCGACATGCACACCAAGCTCATCGGGCACTTCTTCTCGAAGATCGTCCAGTACGGCTTCCGGCTGGTGCTGCTCGGCGACGTCGGCGGGCACGTCGAGGCGAGCACGGCCTTCCGGGACGTCGTGCGGGAGTCGAACCGCGGCCGGAACGTCTGGTTCGTGGCCGACCTCGCCGAGCTCGACGCCCGGCTGGCCGCCGCGCGCTGA
- a CDS encoding alpha/beta fold hydrolase yields the protein MTTVYRSAEGAEAVRRRYDALLEDWPVPSETRTFETRLGDTFAVVSGPVGAPPVVALQGSGGTAAHWLPDIATLAGHLRVHAVDAPGEPGRTVEARPPLGSPAYAEWLDDVLDALGLPRAAFLGTSLGGWWALDYALRRPERVAALVLVNPSGIGRRRVAPLLGFAAYSLFGAWGRRRSLAMVAKGSPADPARRAIGEFTLATFEHFKPRLEPIPVFPVERLRELAMPVQAHFGAHDVLLDQRDAAAKLREARPDADVRLAEDAGHFLPGWAESTVKFLRGAGS from the coding sequence GTGACCACCGTCTACCGCTCGGCCGAAGGCGCGGAAGCGGTCCGTCGGCGCTACGACGCCCTCCTCGAAGACTGGCCGGTGCCGTCCGAAACGCGCACTTTCGAGACCCGCCTCGGCGACACCTTCGCCGTGGTCTCCGGTCCGGTGGGCGCGCCGCCGGTCGTTGCGCTGCAGGGCTCCGGGGGCACCGCCGCGCACTGGCTGCCCGACATCGCGACGCTCGCCGGACACCTGCGCGTGCACGCCGTCGACGCGCCCGGGGAGCCGGGCCGGACCGTCGAAGCGCGGCCGCCGCTCGGGTCGCCGGCCTACGCCGAGTGGCTCGACGACGTCCTCGACGCGCTCGGACTGCCCCGCGCGGCCTTCCTCGGCACCTCGCTGGGCGGCTGGTGGGCACTCGACTACGCGCTCCGCCGTCCGGAGCGCGTCGCGGCGCTGGTGCTGGTCAACCCGTCCGGGATCGGCCGGCGCCGGGTCGCGCCGCTGCTCGGGTTCGCCGCCTACAGCCTGTTCGGCGCCTGGGGACGGCGGCGTTCGCTGGCCATGGTCGCGAAGGGCAGCCCCGCCGACCCGGCGCGGCGCGCGATCGGCGAGTTCACCCTGGCGACGTTCGAGCACTTCAAGCCGCGGCTGGAGCCGATCCCGGTCTTCCCGGTGGAGCGGCTGCGCGAACTCGCCATGCCGGTGCAGGCCCATTTCGGCGCGCACGACGTCCTCCTCGACCAGCGCGACGCCGCGGCGAAGCTGCGGGAAGCCCGGCCGGACGCCGACGTCCGGCTGGCCGAGGACGCCGGGCACTTCCTGCCCGGCTGGGCGGAGTCCACCGTGAAGTTCTTGAGGGGAGCAGGATCGTGA
- a CDS encoding helix-turn-helix domain-containing protein codes for MAQEVFSVEQVAAKLGLHVRTVRNYVRDGRLKAVRIGKQYRIAADDLEAFTGLPVAEPRPDRPVAELSSVAEVSGVDRATADRIATVVVASVNGPRDGGERPLRVETIYDKERATMKIIVLGDLAAGAELLRFVASFTEGLS; via the coding sequence ATGGCGCAGGAGGTCTTCTCCGTCGAACAGGTCGCCGCGAAGCTCGGGCTGCACGTCCGGACGGTCCGGAACTACGTGCGGGACGGGCGGCTCAAGGCGGTCCGGATCGGCAAGCAATACCGGATCGCCGCCGACGATCTCGAGGCCTTCACCGGGCTGCCGGTGGCGGAACCGCGGCCGGACCGGCCCGTCGCCGAACTTTCGAGCGTCGCCGAGGTCAGCGGCGTCGACCGGGCGACGGCCGACCGGATCGCCACCGTGGTCGTCGCCTCGGTGAACGGGCCGCGGGACGGGGGTGAGCGGCCCCTGCGCGTCGAGACCATCTACGACAAGGAGCGCGCCACCATGAAGATCATCGTGCTCGGCGACCTCGCCGCCGGCGCCGAGCTGCTGCGCTTCGTGGCCTCGTTCACCGAAGGCCTGTCGTGA